The following proteins are encoded in a genomic region of Burkholderia gladioli:
- a CDS encoding PACE efflux transporter — protein MQGLKRKLLYVSLYEIIGMLISALGLALLSGQSPTSTGPLSVIITTIAVSWNFVYTTLFECWEARQANRTRTVARRILHAVGFQLTLVLFLIPLIAWWMGISLAQAFLLDLALIVLIPCYTFAFNWLFDLVFGVPSSALQE, from the coding sequence ATGCAGGGCCTGAAACGCAAGCTGTTGTATGTGTCGCTCTACGAAATCATCGGCATGCTGATTTCGGCGCTGGGGCTGGCGCTGTTGTCGGGACAGTCGCCCACCAGCACGGGGCCGTTGTCGGTGATCATCACCACCATCGCGGTGAGCTGGAATTTCGTCTACACCACGCTGTTCGAATGCTGGGAAGCGCGCCAGGCGAATCGCACGCGCACGGTGGCGCGGCGCATCCTGCACGCGGTTGGTTTCCAGCTCACCCTGGTCCTGTTCCTGATCCCCTTGATCGCATGGTGGATGGGGATCAGCCTGGCGCAAGCCTTCCTGCTCGATCTCGCCCTGATCGTGCTGATCCCCTGCTACACCTTCGCCTTCAACTGGTTGTTCGACCTGGTGTTCGGGGTGCCGAGCTCGGCCTTGCAGGAGTGA
- a CDS encoding LysR family transcriptional regulator, with product MNFSNDSIELFLAVIDSGSFSAAARSLGKVPSAVSMAIANLEAELGYALFDRGRREPVPTAMGAALVPHARLALEQFRRLRMHALQLSQGLESRLSIAVATDIDKQPLLAAVGELSDRHPLLEIEILTAPQDDTLQLLHGRRVDLCIAYAGLAVDVREHFQYVGSERLTACIGPRHPQLKAGGDTFLEDLVQVRQILVASRDLPLADSRPLVGQSCWRTDSLAMAIEMVESGLGWGNFPLSAIAPLLRDGRLQRLQFKNIENGLSMPVHAVWLRERPLQQGAAALVRTLGEMAKQS from the coding sequence GTGAATTTCTCCAACGACAGCATCGAACTGTTCCTGGCCGTGATCGACAGCGGCTCGTTTTCCGCGGCGGCGCGTTCGCTCGGCAAGGTGCCCTCGGCCGTGAGCATGGCGATCGCCAACCTGGAGGCCGAGCTCGGTTACGCCCTGTTCGACCGCGGCCGCCGCGAGCCGGTGCCCACCGCGATGGGCGCCGCGCTGGTGCCGCATGCGCGGCTGGCCCTCGAGCAATTCCGGCGGCTTCGCATGCATGCGCTGCAGCTGTCGCAGGGGCTGGAAAGCAGGCTGTCGATCGCGGTCGCCACCGATATCGACAAGCAGCCGCTGCTGGCCGCCGTCGGCGAGCTGAGCGACCGGCACCCGTTGCTCGAGATCGAAATCCTGACGGCGCCCCAGGACGACACGCTGCAACTGCTTCACGGCCGGCGCGTGGACCTGTGCATCGCCTACGCGGGCCTCGCCGTCGACGTGAGGGAGCACTTCCAATACGTCGGCAGCGAGCGGCTGACCGCCTGCATCGGCCCGCGGCATCCGCAGTTGAAAGCGGGCGGCGATACCTTCCTGGAGGACCTGGTGCAGGTCCGGCAGATCCTGGTGGCCAGCCGCGACCTGCCGCTGGCCGACAGCCGGCCGCTGGTCGGGCAATCGTGCTGGCGCACCGACAGCCTGGCGATGGCGATCGAGATGGTGGAATCGGGCCTGGGCTGGGGCAACTTCCCGCTGTCGGCCATCGCGCCGCTGCTGCGCGATGGCCGCCTTCAGCGGCTGCAGTTCAAGAACATCGAGAACGGGCTGTCGATGCCGGTGCATGCAGTGTGGCTGCGCGAGCGGCCGTTGCAGCAGGGCGCCGCGGCCTTGGTCAGGACGCTCGGCGAGATGGCCAAGCAGTCCTGA
- a CDS encoding cytochrome P450, protein MDIDLTDKPAHVDPAPLPEAPIPRAPGSLPIVGHAARLLFKPLSFLSGLAPLGGLVRVDLGRLPMLLLTDPELTRQVLNDSRTFDKGGALFDKVRELTGNSLLTSRYDDHKLQRRQMQPAFSRKRILTYIDVMNEAIGGVIGGWCDGDVVDLTAACYDITARTASRTMFAADVAGAAAASLVEDLSVYLGGLFVRMMLPSGLPGRVPTPGSLRYDRAVARLHAAIEQIIDAYRASGVDHGDLLSMMLAARDEDGQPWSQQEVHDQVITLFLAGIETTAGVMSWTLYLLGRHPDIAERAAAEVRTTLGDAAVPQAEHLMQLGETRRAMMEALRLYPPGWIFTRVVTRDTMLGPYRLRVGDGLAYSPYVLHRNPALFAAPERFDPDRWLPERAAAIPEHGFIPFGGGVHKCIGDQFGTTENLLALAAILSRWKLEPVTSQPVEPIPRRATLSPSRFMVRLRRR, encoded by the coding sequence ATGGATATCGACCTGACCGACAAGCCGGCGCACGTGGATCCCGCTCCGCTGCCCGAAGCACCGATTCCGCGCGCCCCCGGCAGCCTGCCGATCGTCGGCCACGCGGCCCGGCTGCTGTTCAAGCCGCTGAGCTTCCTCAGCGGCCTCGCGCCGCTCGGCGGCCTGGTACGCGTCGACCTCGGGCGGCTGCCGATGCTGCTGCTCACCGATCCCGAGCTGACGCGCCAGGTGCTCAACGACAGCCGCACCTTCGACAAGGGTGGCGCGCTGTTCGACAAGGTGCGCGAACTGACCGGCAACAGCCTGCTCACCAGCCGCTACGACGACCACAAGCTGCAGCGGCGCCAGATGCAGCCGGCCTTCTCGCGCAAGCGGATCCTCACCTACATCGACGTGATGAACGAGGCGATCGGCGGCGTGATCGGCGGCTGGTGCGACGGCGACGTGGTCGACCTGACGGCGGCCTGCTACGACATCACGGCGCGCACGGCCTCGCGCACCATGTTCGCCGCCGACGTGGCCGGGGCGGCGGCAGCTTCGCTGGTGGAGGATCTCTCGGTCTACCTGGGCGGCTTGTTCGTGCGGATGATGCTGCCCAGCGGCCTGCCGGGCAGGGTGCCGACGCCGGGCAGCCTGCGCTACGACCGCGCGGTGGCGCGCCTGCACGCGGCGATCGAACAGATCATCGACGCCTATCGCGCCTCGGGCGTCGATCACGGCGACCTGCTCTCGATGATGCTGGCCGCGCGCGACGAGGACGGCCAGCCCTGGTCGCAGCAGGAAGTCCACGACCAGGTGATCACGCTGTTCCTGGCCGGCATCGAGACCACGGCGGGCGTGATGAGCTGGACGCTCTACCTGCTCGGCCGACATCCGGATATCGCGGAACGTGCGGCGGCGGAGGTGCGAACCACCTTGGGCGACGCGGCGGTGCCGCAGGCGGAGCACCTGATGCAATTGGGCGAAACGCGCCGCGCCATGATGGAGGCCTTGCGCCTGTATCCGCCCGGGTGGATCTTCACGCGGGTGGTGACGCGCGACACGATGCTGGGCCCTTATCGCCTGCGCGTCGGCGACGGGCTGGCCTACAGCCCCTATGTCCTGCATCGCAATCCGGCGCTGTTCGCGGCGCCCGAGCGCTTCGATCCGGATCGATGGCTGCCGGAGCGTGCCGCCGCGATTCCCGAGCACGGCTTCATCCCGTTTGGCGGCGGCGTGCACAAGTGCATCGGCGATCAGTTCGGCACCACCGAAAACCTGCTGGCGCTGGCCGCCATCCTGTCGCGCTGGAAGCTGGAGCCGGTGACGAGCCAGCCCGTCGAGCCGATACCGCGACGCGCCACGCTGAGCCCGTCGCGGTTCATGGTGAGGTTGCGGCGGCGGTAG